Part of the Sciurus carolinensis chromosome 7, mSciCar1.2, whole genome shotgun sequence genome, AATCACAAAGGTTTAAGAATACATGCCTTGGTTCAGTTTTTACAAAGGTTAGAAATACATGCTCTAGTTTAGTGGCTACCATTGCTTTTGATCTCCTTACTCCTCTACactcaaaaatatagaatttctaaGGAACTGTGTGGATTACAATTTCAATGTTTATTGTATTAGAAATTAAatcagacctttaaaaaaaaaggaatacatatgcatacattctGTTAGCTAGGGTCATCAGCAGAGTGATGTGATTGCGTGTCATTTCGCTTCTGGAAAATCCATTGAGCATCTTTCTATAAAAACATTAATAGTTCTGCATATGAAATGTCAAGTTTGGTATTTTCAAAGAATGGCGTGCACACAGTGGTCaatttgtatatatgtttatatattgtgtgtgcatatgtgtattcatatgtatgtataatcaGTCCCACATAAGGGATTTGTGTATATTCATGTCACATAGGTGCCAGCTAATTTTATTCTTACTAgtcatcatcttcatcttcatcttcctcagtttcttcattctcCTCAGCTGCAAATACACTCGCTTCTTGTGCAGCCCTGAAAGCATGCTCTTCTTCCACACTAGGATCATCCATTTCTGTAATTTCTGGTCCACTGGGGTATTCTTGATAGACAGGTGGTGGAACTGGGGGTGTGTAATTGTCCACACTATACTTATGACCCCACCCTatgtagaaattttcaaattttctgtaagtaaaaaatatataaataagtctATATATTCTGTTCAGTAAGAAAACTTGACCCTTTTATAGCAATAAAGTGCTATTACTATATCGATccataattttgaaaaacagtacattttaaatgctagaaataaaataTCCCTCAGTAATTCTGAATTGTTTTTGATTCAATTGCTTAACCTGGTTAAGAAAACCATGGGTCCAGACCCTGTCAAGATGTACACTATACCCAGACCACAAGTAAAGGCCTTATTTAATGATTTCAAAAAACAGTTGCTACCTTACACAAATTTAAAGAAGGTCAAACTAACCTTGCTAACTCAGCAAGCTCGTGGCTTGTGCAAGGAGTCAGGCTTGTGGCTAAAAACCTATGCATTACGTCTCAGGCCTGACTACAGAGATTGCAAAGGCTTCACCTGGGAGACCTCACTGGACTACTGCTCTTCCCACAGCAGACATGGGGCTCAACCAGTGAGTTGCCTTATCTAAGGAGCTGTGGCCAAGGACTGTGACCCCTCTGACTGGCCTTGCTCTTCACATGTTCACATTCCTAGCCCAGGTGCCTTATTCCTAGCATTCTAGTTGAGTCCTGAAGGCCTCAGTTTTCATCCCCATCTAGCTCCCCGACCCCATCTTCCATCCATACTGCAGGAGCCTTTTCTTCAGGGACTCCCTTGTCAGTGAGATGATGATGCCAGGACCCTACATCTATGACACCCACATCTCTGCCCTCTTATCTGATCCTCCACTGGTGGACATTCAATGGGAGAAAATGGAATAGGGAGAAGACAAAATTGGCTCTTGCTTATGCTAGCACAGTAACCATGAAAGGCTTAACTGCCACAAGATACTCTTGGCAGCTCAGCTCTCTCCAATTCAGTTGAGCTTTCAACACTAGGTTtttaggaaagaaatagaagCATGAGACAAACAGAAGTGTACATGCAAGTGAGGGATAAAAGGATTTTTAGTAACCTCTATATCTTCATTTCCTTGAGATTGTCAGCCTaaataagcatatttaaaattatcttttaccAAGATATTCAACAAAAACGATCTGAGTCTTAAACTAATTTAAACACTGATTGGAATTATCTCCATTAATCTAAGTGAATATATAAGTAAATTATCCCAATAATCATAGATGAAAAACcatattttaattcaattaattGCATAACTAAGATGAAAAGGCAAAAGCCTGAATTGTTCTAACGTATTTTACTGTTTAATACAGATGCTATTTGAATACATCTTAGGCCACACATACCTGATATGTCAAAGATGAGTTAAAGCAATAGTAGCTTAATATGCTAGTGACAATATAATTTCCAGAGTTAAACAGTCACAACAATGACTTTGTAAGTGGTTAGATACTTACTTGCCATTGGAAAAGGCATACGCTCCAGGCCAAAGGTTGGATCGGAGAACTGCAATAGCATACTGGGGGATGAGATTTGAGGACAGCCGTGTTGTCCAAGCGGGCATATTCTGAATCTCTGGAACCCAATGAGAGATTTGAAAACTTAATCCTTAAACAGACAAGAATCTACTGTATAaccaaagttatttttataaatcttatACACATAGATACATACTTGATACAGAAGGAAAAGTTAAGATGGCAGCTTAACATAAAATCAGGAAAGAATTTATGAGTGTTTTGgaacaataaaatttgaaatatatgtatgtatatacatgcatatatccATTTTTGCAACAGAGGCTTTATTAAGGGAGAGCGAGTTTCTGTGGTAGAAGGAGTACTACTTCATAACCAAATGAAAGCTCAGATTGTTACTGTGGAAGAGACTAAGGGCTGCAAGCACAGAGGATCACTACAAAGCAGGCaagaagaaacaagaatgtgGGACTAGAGTGATTGTAAAGATGTAAGCGCCACATGTGATATTTTGCTACAGTTACACCATGTGTTTAGGTTTGCAAAAAGCAAGACAAGAATAAAGCACAAGACACTGAACATTTCCAGCAAAAGCTACAGCCCACTTGTATTCCCTCCCCGCATCATTCCTTCAGCTTCTGTCAGAGCATGTTGGTATGGACAGCAGCATTCTCCCAACGTTCTAGAACACaagaaggggaaaggggaggaattCCTGGCTCCAGTTCACTTTTAGAGATTTGAACTCTTAACCTATTTGCACATTATACAGTTTATGTGACTCTGGGCTAATAGTCATGTAAAGTTACCTAAATCTTCAGAGATTGGTGTCAAAAGAGGGGGCCCCACTTCCTGTTCTATGTAGTCAGGATCTTcgcctttttcttctttttcttcatcttcctcctcttcttcttcctcatttttttgtACAGGATTGAACCAATTACAGCGACCCTGGAAATGAATTTTGCATTATTTAATAGTCTCATGAGGAccttaaaatttcagaatatttgttcCTATTAAAGCAATTATTAGAATGAGTTTTCATTATGTGGGAATCAGTcaattatccattcattcattctacagaTATTTGCCAAAgctatttccatttatttatttcaaaaataaaatatattatttacttCAAGAATTTGTCCACCTCTTGAAGTTGCAAGACTTGAAGGTTTATATATGCTTTAAAACTATCAGTGAAAAGgtaataattttttcttacttGTTTGTAATATATGGTTTATGTAAATGAAGTAAAGCTAGTATGGTATGGTTATtaacaacaaaattttaagtgtggTAATAAGGCAGTTATAATTCTCAACTTATCTAGAGCTAAGAATATCTCTTATCTAGATAAAAGTATAATGAAGATTTTTCTACCCTCAAATAAGGAAGAATAACAGATGGTTAAGAGGGTGGACTCTGGGTCCATTCTGCACCGCCTCACATCTGTTACATATTAGCTATATTACTTTGCCATGTTTCCTGAACTCTctgcttcaatttcctcatctataaaataaaaataagaatattcaatctttcatagaatttttgtgaagattaaattacatacatgtatatgagatTTATACATGAATTAATTTAATAtgattatgtataattttatagaCATATTACTCTTAACAGCACCTGCCACAATAGGTTCTATATACCTGCCCTATAGttggcctttttttctttccatttttgttatAATCCTataatgtttgcttttatttttcatttttgttataatcCTATAGTGCTCTTGAAATAAAGATTCAGGTTTTATGAAGATAGAGTAAaagaactgttttaaaaatgaatgcacaCAGCTATATTAAACCTGTACATCACCTGGCAAATACCCCTACCTGTGGGAGAATGTGCTGTACATGATGAACCCAATTGGAGAGGGATTCCACTAGATCCATCACTTGGATGCCTTCAAAATCAGGGTTTTCCTCAAAGCTATCTCGCCCTCcttccacttcttcctcctcctctccttcctcttcaccAAACTGATAGAATCCTAGAGGGCTGACGTGAGTTCCTGCTGAAATTCTGGCAATTTGTGCTCGCAAGTAATTGCTCTCATTTCCTGGGAAAGGTGGGTAGCTTATGATGGGGGCATCCAATCTCCCAGtgaagaatttcttgatttttcttgccATCACAATTTGTGCAGGCATAACTGATGGTAACTTCACCCACGGTCTTCCTGGTTCATTACAAACAAAATAGACATATTTGTTGGCGCCCATTCTACTTTCTTCTTTGGGTATGGCCCGTGGGGCCTTGTAAAAGGCCTTTGGGAATTCATCTTCCTCATCTTCATCAGCCTCAATAGCTCCATTGTCCCTCTCTTCAGCTacatcctcctcctccacctcctcttcatCTTCCCCCTCACGAAATTCTACTTCAGCTACAATATAATTCTTTTCTATACCCAGGATCTTGCCCCAGAAACGGCATCTTTGAATCGGGTGGGTGTCGGCAAGTTGCTTGAGGGCAAGAAAGATGCGGTAAGTCTCATCAGTGCCCAGACCAACTCCGGcttgttcaaaataaaaagctgccTCCATTACATTTGGAAGAGAGCCTTCAGCCTGGAAAACAAATGCTGTGGTTAAAATTTCGTCCATAAAGGAATGCttgcttccctttccttcttataCGTCTTGATATTAGCGCTAATTTCTGTCTCCACCACTTCTTCAAACAATTTTCAAAGATTTAGCTCAAAAATATAATTCCTGAATTTAAATTCTTATTACTTGTAAGTGTAACTTCTTATATTCATTGTGTCTTATACTCGCTAATATTTTATAGTGGCCCTGTTTAGTGTGTGCTCTTacgcagaaaaaaataaaaactactatcAGTGATAAAAACTCAACACccttgttttataaaaaatatttaagtaactcTTACTAccataaaataagatatatatatatatatatatctaactTATGTACACATGTATTTAGAAAGAACATAGTTATATATGTGCTTACATTGCCacataaaaaatactaaatacatggttttacttgtgtgtgtgtgcttgtggtaaataaaaatcaatatgttAACATATTTAGGGTAACATACagggtaaataaaaagaaaacatcataaGTGCTCAGGCATTGCCTATACTCAAAGACAGATGTAGTCAGATGCTTGCCTCTacttatgataaatatttttggacttaaataatgaagagaatataaataattaattctataatagaaatatagaaaaatgaacagGCAGAGTCTCAAGTATACTGTAGGAAAACGTTTGTAAAAATGTAGGAAAGTTAGAGAATTTTCTGAGGTCAATATAATTTGTAAGACAAAATGTCGACTCACAAGATGGAGAAATCGAGAGTACTTGCTGTTCTTACAAATGATCTGCTTGTATTTGTATTATTactctgtattttaaaagataatgtcttttaaaatccTCATGTTTTTGATGTAGAGTTGTGAAACTCTCTTTGGCATTTGGATCACTTTCAATCCTACTCAGTCCTCTAGACCTATTTTTTCTTAGCCTCTTGCCATGGTTCCCATTTTCTTAATTGAGCCCTACATTATTGTTCTCAAATTCCCTTTTTAGTCATCTTGTCACTCGGTTCTTTTTGCTTACAGGAGTTCTCCTATCCAACTCAAGTGATATATGTCTGTTTGAAATGTgaataatgttttagtcagtttctcattgctgtgatcaaaatactggacaagaacaaattagaggaggaaaagtttatttgggctgaTGGTTTATGGTTTGCTGACTACAAAGCTCTGGGCCCCAGCTGAGActgcacatcatggcagaagggtgtgactgaggaaagctgctcaggacatgacagccaggaaacagagagagaactcCTCttgccagggacaaaacataaaccccaaaggcatggccctagtgacctacctcctctaacACTCAACCTGcatacagtcaccacccagtacagtagttctttcaaattattaatccataaaacagattaatccactgattaattATTATATAGGTCAGAACTCTATAATCATGTAACCtatgaacatttctgcattgcctCATACATGagtcttttgggggacactgcctatccaaaccataacaaatcaTTTTTCCTAACtctattattgttcttttttctcccagaattttatttcttttagtctTCACTTTGGTGATCTACTTATCCTTCATGTTCCAAATGAAAT contains:
- the Rsph4a gene encoding radial spoke head protein 4 homolog A isoform X1; this translates as MEDSTSPKQEKENQELREVEGPWEERTAASPQDPDPQSSEPLEAEQVPETGPQPRSSPPWSPQSRASTFLGDVTGQEASPPNSPPQQTSSTPPLTLVEQDLGAPLQSGRTTTRIPDAGTPLFGPLEQSSDKRESTFHLTRQSEENTVPEPQQPKPDPYGLRDPSYDTSKQKELRFDIFQEEDSNSNCDLLQSEPGASEVTPSMLEVAIHNAKAYLLRTSSKSGLNLYDHLSNVLTKILDERPDNAVDIIENISQDVKMAHFSEKLDTLQNENELLPMYEIAEMQKALFLQGNLEGADQELEEEIAEGSLPNVMEAAFYFEQAGVGLGTDETYRIFLALKQLADTHPIQRCRFWGKILGIEKNYIVAEVEFREGEDEEEVEEEDVAEERDNGAIEADEDEEDEFPKAFYKAPRAIPKEESRMGANKYVYFVCNEPGRPWVKLPSVMPAQIVMARKIKKFFTGRLDAPIISYPPFPGNESNYLRAQIARISAGTHVSPLGFYQFGEEEGEEEEEVEGGRDSFEENPDFEGIQVMDLVESLSNWVHHVQHILPQGRCNWFNPVQKNEEEEEEEDEEKEEKGEDPDYIEQEVGPPLLTPISEDLEIQNMPAWTTRLSSNLIPQYAIAVLRSNLWPGAYAFSNGKKFENFYIGWGHKYSVDNYTPPVPPPVYQEYPSGPEITEMDDPSVEEEHAFRAAQEASVFAAEENEETEEDEDEDDD